The following are from one region of the Oryzias melastigma strain HK-1 linkage group LG22, ASM292280v2, whole genome shotgun sequence genome:
- the synj2bp gene encoding synaptojanin-2-binding protein codes for MNGSLHPPAKLESIILERGPTGLGFNIVGGLDQQYVQNDTGIYVSKIKAGGAAALDGRLQEGDRILSINGVGLEHRRHRDVVDLFRKAEDIVELQVVKKPKPTRDSQPPEEWAPSALPVFGFLLALAVCAALVVRKFRPSN; via the exons ATGAACGGCTCGTTGCACCCCCCCGCCAAACTTGAGAGCATTATACTGGAACGGGGACCGACAG GTCTGGGCTTCAACATCGTGGGAGGACTGGACCAGCAGTACGTCCAGAACGACACCGGGATCTACGTGTCCAAGATCAAAGCGGGCGGAGCCGCGGCGCTGGACGGGAGACTGCAGGAGGGAGACCGGATCCTCTCA ATCAATGGGGTCGGGCTGGAGCACAGACGTCACAGAGATGTGGTGGACCTTTTCAGGAAGGCGGAGGACATTGTGGAACTGCAGGTTGTGAAAAAGCCAAAA CCGACCCGTGACTCGCAGCCCCCTGAGGAGTGGGCACCGTCGGCCCTGCCCGTCTTCGGGTTTTTGCTGGCGCTCGCCGTTTGTGCGGCGCTTGTGGTCAGAAAGTTCCGCCCTTCCAACTGA